From the genome of Carassius gibelio isolate Cgi1373 ecotype wild population from Czech Republic chromosome A16, carGib1.2-hapl.c, whole genome shotgun sequence, one region includes:
- the tstd3 gene encoding thiosulfate sulfurtransferase/rhodanese-like domain-containing protein 3, with protein MALNVSSRLTRSIFRVLASRSVIPVSRRMVTTSCGTHLRCLQHMRVIRYDGTSLRSFSSSSQPSIDVSYEQLKKLLLSESSVVIDVREPWELREYGNIPGSINVPLGQVNTALQLEPDEFKEKYGGDMPSQSQNIVFTCLAGVRSKTALETAASLGYTKVQHYPGGWQEWAERQLIKTKQ; from the exons ATGGCGTTAAATGTATCTTCACGGCTGACGAGGAGTATTTTCCGCGTTTTAGCGAGCAGAAGTGTCATTCCTGTTTCAAGACGAATGGTAACCACTTCATGCGGGACACATCTGCGTTGTTTACAGC ACATGCGTGTTATTCGTTATGATGGTACTTCATTACGAAGTTTCAGCTCTTCAAGTCAGCCTTCAATAGATGTGTCCTACGAGCAGCTGAAGAAACTGCTGCTGTCCGAATCCAGTGTGGTTATAGACGTCCGTGAGCCGTGGGAACTCCGAGAATACGGGAACATACCGGGGTCAATTAACGTGCCAT TGGGTCAGGTGAACACAGCTCTCCAGCTCGAGCCTGATGAATTCAAGGAGAAATACGGAGGAGACATGCCATCACAATCTCAAAATATAGTCTTCACCTGCCTAGCAGGTGTGAGAAGCAAAACAGCCCTGGAAACTGCAGCGTCTTTAGGATACACCAA GGTTCAGCATTATCCAGGTGGATGGCAAGAATGGGCAGAACGTCAGTTAATAAAAACCAAACAGTGA